The Aureitalea marina genome includes a window with the following:
- a CDS encoding glycosyltransferase family protein has protein sequence MNILLVGEYSRLHNSLKEGLQKLGHRVVLLSTGDGFKDYPADIKLDRKYTRGLARKWRILLVRLFNYDPAAADLKKQFFRHYESLKGFDYVQLINESPLEVTPGIEQQAIDWLYQNNGPMYLLCCGTDYLSVQHIYNQRQRYSILTSYFDGKSSAQDHDGALKYLRQDFKELHEFVFKRIHGVIASSIDYDMPMSGHPQYLGMIPNPINVDLLPFQPPRAENPIVILHGINRSSYYKKGNDYFEAALEQVKASYGDRIMIDTVEDLPYQEYIEHVAKADIVLDQVYAFDQGYNALEAMARGKVVLTGAEREFMEHYQLKEQVAVNVLPDSEQIARVMSELIEAPEKLTQIGRNARDFIAEYHDYVQVAKQYLDNWKAAATTRE, from the coding sequence ATGAACATACTGCTTGTCGGCGAATACAGCCGGTTGCATAACTCCCTAAAAGAAGGCTTACAGAAATTGGGTCATCGAGTGGTCTTATTGAGCACTGGTGATGGCTTTAAGGACTATCCTGCAGATATCAAGCTAGACCGTAAATACACCCGTGGCCTTGCGAGAAAATGGCGAATACTCTTGGTCCGACTCTTCAACTACGACCCTGCTGCAGCCGATCTCAAAAAGCAGTTCTTCCGGCATTATGAATCATTAAAAGGCTTCGACTATGTACAACTAATCAACGAAAGCCCCCTGGAAGTGACTCCTGGAATCGAACAGCAAGCCATAGATTGGCTCTATCAGAATAATGGTCCAATGTACCTGCTTTGTTGCGGTACAGATTATCTCAGTGTTCAGCACATATACAACCAGAGGCAACGCTATTCAATACTTACCTCCTACTTTGACGGGAAGAGCAGTGCCCAGGACCATGACGGGGCACTAAAATACCTGCGTCAGGACTTTAAAGAGCTGCACGAATTTGTATTTAAGCGCATCCATGGGGTGATCGCATCCAGTATCGACTATGATATGCCCATGTCCGGACATCCACAGTACCTGGGGATGATCCCCAATCCGATCAATGTAGACCTCCTACCCTTTCAACCTCCCAGGGCAGAGAATCCAATCGTCATTTTACACGGTATCAACAGAAGCAGTTATTACAAAAAGGGCAACGATTACTTCGAGGCAGCATTGGAGCAAGTAAAAGCCTCCTATGGGGACCGGATAATGATCGACACCGTAGAGGACCTGCCTTATCAGGAATACATTGAACATGTGGCAAAGGCCGATATTGTTTTGGACCAGGTATACGCCTTCGACCAGGGGTACAATGCCTTGGAGGCCATGGCCAGGGGAAAGGTCGTCTTGACCGGCGCTGAAAGGGAGTTCATGGAACACTATCAGCTCAAAGAGCAGGTTGCTGTTAACGTCCTTCCGGATTCGGAACAAATTGCAAGAGTGATGTCCGAACTGATCGAGGCGCCGGAAAAGCTCACTCAAATCGGCCGCAATGCCAGGGATTTCATAGCAGAGTATCACGATTATGTTCAGGTTGCCAAACAATACCTGGACAATTGGAAAGCAGCTGCAACTACTAGAGAATGA
- a CDS encoding DegT/DnrJ/EryC1/StrS family aminotransferase: MIPFLDLKENNRRFEQEFRTKLDQMLDTGYYILGDEVDAFEQEYAQYCGTEFCVGVANGLEALQLILEAYIQLGKAKRGDEVLLAANSYIATVLAVKQAGMVPVLVECETSRYSFDLEALQAAITNKSRVIMPVHLYGQLAPMEKINELARKHDLIVVEDAAQGHGAMNNEGQKAGALADAAGFSFYPTKNLGALGDGGAVTTNDGQLADLIRKLRNYGSAKRYINDHPGMNSRLDELQAAFLRCKLPVLDDDNAQRRAVAQAYFSGINNPCIRLPWYDGGMDHVFHLFVVRVADREKFIHYLTEQELGSLIHYPVPPHRQAALPEFHKLSFPVSEQIHNEVVSIPISPVMQQDQVQLVIQILNAYTP, encoded by the coding sequence TTGATCCCATTTTTAGATCTTAAAGAAAATAATCGCCGTTTCGAGCAGGAATTCAGGACCAAACTGGATCAAATGCTGGATACGGGCTATTATATACTCGGAGATGAAGTTGACGCCTTCGAGCAGGAATATGCGCAGTATTGTGGTACTGAGTTTTGTGTAGGTGTAGCCAATGGACTGGAGGCACTTCAATTGATTCTCGAAGCCTATATTCAATTAGGAAAGGCGAAGAGAGGCGATGAGGTATTGCTTGCTGCGAATTCCTATATCGCTACGGTTTTGGCTGTAAAGCAGGCTGGTATGGTCCCCGTTTTGGTAGAGTGCGAAACCAGTAGATATAGTTTTGACCTCGAGGCCTTACAAGCCGCCATCACGAACAAGAGTCGGGTGATCATGCCCGTCCATTTATACGGCCAATTGGCTCCTATGGAAAAGATCAATGAACTGGCCCGTAAGCACGACTTGATAGTGGTGGAAGATGCGGCTCAAGGGCATGGTGCCATGAATAACGAAGGCCAGAAGGCCGGAGCCCTTGCAGATGCTGCAGGCTTTAGCTTTTATCCAACCAAGAACCTGGGGGCTCTTGGAGATGGCGGCGCAGTAACGACCAACGATGGGCAACTGGCTGATCTGATCAGAAAATTGCGGAATTACGGATCGGCCAAACGCTATATCAATGATCATCCGGGCATGAATTCCAGGCTGGACGAACTTCAGGCCGCCTTTCTTCGGTGTAAATTACCTGTTTTGGACGATGATAATGCCCAAAGAAGAGCTGTTGCTCAGGCTTATTTTAGTGGGATTAATAACCCTTGCATAAGGCTTCCCTGGTACGATGGTGGCATGGATCACGTTTTTCATCTGTTCGTCGTACGAGTTGCTGATCGTGAAAAATTTATTCACTACCTAACAGAACAAGAATTGGGATCACTTATTCATTATCCGGTTCCACCACATCGTCAAGCGGCCTTGCCCGAATTTCATAAGTTGAGTTTCCCGGTCTCTGAACAAATTCATAATGAAGTGGTCAGCATTCCAATTTCTCCTGTAATGCAGCAAGATCAAGTTCAATTGGTCATACAAATCCTTAATGCCTACACTCCTTGA
- the kdsA gene encoding 3-deoxy-8-phosphooctulonate synthase: MDLSKIPHLSHTNSNNFFLLAGPCAIEGEEMALRIAEQVLNITDKLSIPFVFKGSFKKANRSRIDSFTGIGDENALEILAKISQKFEVPTVTDIHEVSDAAKAAQYVDVLQIPAFLVRQTDLVVAAANTGKVVNLKKGQFMSPESMQHAVRKVTDSGNEQVMVTDRGTMFGYQDMIVDFRGIPTMKQFAPTVLDVTHSLQQPNQTSGVTGGRPDMIATISRAGIAAGADGIFLETHFDPANAKSDGANMLDIRHLEKLLTDLVAIRQTVNGL; this comes from the coding sequence ATGGATTTATCCAAGATCCCCCATCTCTCACATACCAATTCCAACAATTTTTTCCTGCTGGCGGGACCTTGTGCGATTGAAGGAGAGGAAATGGCTCTGCGCATCGCAGAGCAAGTACTGAATATCACAGATAAACTGAGTATTCCATTCGTCTTTAAAGGAAGTTTCAAAAAGGCCAATCGGAGCCGTATTGATAGTTTTACTGGTATTGGGGATGAAAATGCCCTGGAGATATTGGCCAAGATCTCTCAAAAATTTGAGGTACCAACCGTTACGGACATTCATGAAGTCTCTGATGCAGCCAAAGCAGCTCAATACGTCGATGTATTGCAGATTCCTGCCTTTTTGGTCAGACAGACGGACCTGGTTGTAGCGGCGGCTAATACGGGTAAAGTGGTCAACTTGAAAAAAGGACAATTCATGAGCCCGGAGAGTATGCAGCACGCCGTTCGAAAGGTTACTGATTCTGGTAATGAGCAGGTCATGGTCACCGATAGAGGTACCATGTTTGGATACCAGGATATGATCGTGGATTTCCGCGGAATTCCAACTATGAAACAGTTCGCGCCAACCGTTTTGGATGTGACACACAGCCTGCAACAACCTAATCAGACATCTGGTGTTACTGGTGGAAGACCAGATATGATAGCGACCATATCACGTGCAGGAATTGCGGCCGGTGCCGACGGGATCTTCCTGGAAACTCACTTCGACCCGGCCAATGCCAAAAGCGACGGAGCAAACATGTTAGATATTCGTCACTTGGAAAAGTTATTGACCGATCTGGTAGCCATTCGCCAAACCGTCAACGGGCTTTAA
- a CDS encoding DapH/DapD/GlmU-related protein produces the protein MNNSIISDKATIGKNVSIGHFCIIEDDVVIGDNTVLRNYVELRRGTVIGEHCYIDSRVSSSGNCQIGDHVIVRYDSIIARGVRIDDHAYICPKLMTNNLNTEKDSIGGAYIGKHAFIGTSCVLQHGISIGNHAVIGALSFVNKDVPTSEVWYGNPATFRKKKGN, from the coding sequence ATGAATAACAGTATAATTTCGGATAAGGCCACCATTGGTAAGAATGTGAGTATCGGCCATTTTTGTATCATCGAGGATGATGTGGTAATCGGTGATAATACAGTCCTTCGAAATTATGTGGAACTCCGAAGAGGAACAGTCATTGGCGAGCACTGCTATATCGATTCCAGGGTATCTTCTTCCGGGAACTGTCAAATAGGTGATCATGTGATCGTACGCTATGACAGCATTATTGCACGAGGAGTTCGGATAGACGACCACGCTTACATCTGCCCCAAGTTGATGACCAACAACTTAAATACCGAAAAGGACTCTATTGGGGGAGCCTATATTGGTAAGCACGCCTTCATTGGGACGAGCTGTGTGCTGCAACACGGAATTAGTATTGGGAATCACGCTGTTATCGGCGCCTTGTCCTTTGTGAATAAGGATGTCCCTACATCTGAGGTTTGGTACGGTAACCCAGCCACTTTCCGAAAGAAAAAAGGGAATTAA
- the typA gene encoding translational GTPase TypA, whose translation MNIRNIAIIAHVDHGKTTLVDKIMHHCSLFRENQQTGELILDNNDLERERGITITSKNVSVNYKGTKINIIDTPGHADFGGEVERVLNMADGVLLLVDAFEGPMPQTRFVLQKALDLGKKPCVVVNKVDKENCTPDEVHEAVFDLMFELGAEEWQLDFPTVYGSAKQNWMSEDWQQPTDNIEPLLDMVLEHIPEPKVEQGTTQMLITSLDYSSFTGRIAIGRLQRGQLNENDQVTLIKRDGSQLKSRIKELHTFEGLGRKKVQQVEAGDICALVGLEGFEIGDTVADAQEPEGLATIAIDEPTMSMLFTINDSPFFGKDGKFVTSRHIKERLERELEKNLALRVQATDSADKFMVFGRGVLHLSVLIETMRREGYELQIGQPQVIEKEIDGQRCEPVEELNIDLPEHVSGKAIDMVTIRKGEMVSMEAKGERMICKFVIPSRGIIGLRNQLLTATAGEAIMTHRFLEYQPLKGGIPERQNGSLVSMEKGTAIPYSIDKLQERGRFFVDPGEEIYEGQVIGENSRSDDMVVNVTKTKKLTNVRSAGADDKTRIVPAIKFSLEEALEYIQKDEYVEATPNHLRLRKILLKEVDRKRNKA comes from the coding sequence ATGAACATTAGGAATATTGCCATTATTGCCCACGTAGACCACGGAAAGACCACTTTGGTAGACAAGATCATGCACCATTGCAGTCTCTTTAGAGAGAATCAGCAGACCGGTGAGTTGATCCTGGACAATAACGACCTGGAACGGGAAAGAGGAATCACCATTACCTCCAAAAACGTTTCTGTGAATTACAAAGGGACCAAGATCAACATCATCGATACTCCTGGTCACGCCGATTTTGGCGGTGAGGTAGAGCGCGTATTGAATATGGCCGATGGAGTCTTGCTGCTCGTAGATGCGTTTGAAGGTCCAATGCCTCAGACCCGGTTTGTTCTGCAGAAAGCATTAGATCTGGGTAAGAAACCTTGTGTTGTGGTGAATAAAGTAGACAAGGAGAACTGTACACCGGATGAGGTACATGAGGCTGTCTTTGATCTGATGTTCGAATTGGGCGCCGAAGAGTGGCAGTTGGATTTTCCGACGGTTTACGGATCGGCCAAACAGAATTGGATGAGTGAGGATTGGCAGCAGCCAACCGATAATATTGAGCCGCTATTGGATATGGTCCTGGAGCATATACCAGAACCTAAAGTAGAACAGGGAACTACTCAGATGTTGATCACCTCCCTGGATTACTCTTCCTTTACGGGCCGAATTGCCATAGGGAGACTGCAACGTGGTCAGCTTAATGAAAATGATCAGGTTACCCTGATCAAACGGGACGGTAGTCAATTGAAGTCACGCATTAAGGAATTGCACACTTTCGAAGGTTTGGGCCGTAAGAAAGTACAGCAGGTTGAGGCCGGGGATATCTGTGCCCTTGTTGGTCTGGAAGGATTTGAGATCGGCGATACTGTTGCCGATGCCCAGGAACCAGAAGGACTGGCCACCATCGCCATCGATGAGCCTACCATGAGTATGCTATTTACCATTAACGATTCCCCATTCTTTGGTAAGGATGGTAAATTCGTTACCTCTCGTCACATCAAGGAGAGACTGGAGCGGGAGCTTGAAAAGAACCTGGCCCTCCGGGTTCAAGCAACTGATAGCGCGGATAAGTTCATGGTATTTGGACGAGGAGTTCTCCATTTGTCCGTCCTGATAGAAACTATGCGCCGTGAGGGGTATGAGTTACAGATCGGTCAACCCCAGGTGATCGAGAAGGAGATCGATGGGCAGCGATGCGAGCCAGTAGAAGAATTGAACATCGATCTGCCGGAGCACGTCAGCGGGAAGGCTATCGATATGGTCACCATCCGAAAGGGAGAGATGGTCAGTATGGAAGCCAAGGGAGAGCGGATGATCTGTAAGTTCGTCATCCCATCTCGAGGTATTATTGGTCTGAGAAACCAATTGCTTACGGCAACTGCTGGTGAAGCCATAATGACACATAGATTCCTGGAATATCAACCGTTAAAGGGTGGTATACCGGAACGACAGAATGGTAGTTTGGTCTCTATGGAAAAGGGGACCGCTATCCCTTATTCTATCGATAAGCTGCAAGAGAGAGGTCGTTTCTTTGTTGATCCTGGAGAAGAGATTTACGAAGGTCAGGTCATCGGTGAGAATTCTCGAAGTGACGACATGGTGGTCAATGTGACCAAGACCAAGAAACTCACCAATGTACGCTCTGCCGGGGCGGATGATAAGACGCGTATTGTACCTGCGATCAAGTTCTCATTGGAAGAGGCTTTGGAATACATTCAAAAGGATGAATATGTGGAAGCCACACCCAATCATCTTCGTTTGAGAAAGATCCTGCTTAAAGAGGTAGATCGTAAAAGAAACAAGGCGTAA
- a CDS encoding O-antigen translocase has product MKIPRFIRENLLLKMTGLNAGVIAVRLVISLFIQRLLAQMVGEAGVAKVGSLRNLIQMLTSITSLGVFNGVVKYLAEYKSDKPQLQKLFSTTMVFTLLGSVVSGILLLVFAKEVSNYLFATSDFVYLIKLVALIVPSIAIQRIFYGVVNGLSAYKKFAKIDLFAYLLNAALLVWLLYRDNIDGVLVAIAIAPLVQILVIILIFGKVLREYVQFSKLSFTTPMAKSLLAFSLMSFASTVLTNYVEIDVRAMITRRITESDAGIWTAMTNISKNYMVFSTAIFSLYVLPKFSAINSRSGFYAELRNIYKTLLPIFGLGMILVYIFRDYVVLLIYPDFEGLASLFKWQLIGDFIRLAGLVLMYQFLAKKLVRNYIASEIFSLAMFYILARYLTTDYGLEGVVLAHMIRYVFYLIFVFVLIQRYFRKNPGLEESNE; this is encoded by the coding sequence TTGAAGATACCTCGATTCATTCGTGAGAACCTACTTCTGAAAATGACCGGCCTCAATGCCGGGGTCATTGCGGTTCGCCTCGTAATTTCTCTCTTTATTCAGCGACTCCTGGCCCAAATGGTGGGCGAAGCGGGGGTGGCCAAAGTAGGATCCCTTCGCAACCTGATACAGATGTTGACCTCCATCACCTCCTTAGGGGTCTTTAACGGAGTTGTAAAATATCTGGCAGAGTATAAATCGGACAAACCTCAGTTGCAGAAGCTCTTCTCGACTACCATGGTCTTTACCCTCTTGGGAAGTGTGGTCAGTGGGATACTACTCTTGGTTTTTGCCAAGGAGGTAAGTAATTATCTTTTTGCGACCTCAGATTTCGTCTACCTGATCAAATTGGTTGCTCTGATCGTTCCTTCCATTGCCATTCAACGCATATTCTACGGAGTGGTCAACGGCCTATCAGCTTACAAGAAATTTGCCAAGATCGATCTCTTTGCCTACTTACTCAATGCGGCTTTGCTAGTCTGGCTACTATATCGGGACAATATCGATGGGGTATTGGTCGCCATTGCCATTGCGCCTCTGGTTCAGATCCTGGTGATCATCTTGATCTTCGGGAAAGTGCTCAGGGAGTATGTCCAATTCAGCAAGTTGAGCTTTACAACACCAATGGCGAAGTCCTTATTGGCATTTAGCCTGATGTCCTTTGCGTCTACAGTGCTGACCAATTATGTGGAGATCGATGTACGGGCCATGATCACTCGCAGGATCACCGAATCTGACGCCGGGATATGGACGGCTATGACCAATATTTCCAAGAACTATATGGTCTTTTCCACAGCTATCTTCTCTTTATATGTCTTGCCTAAATTCTCGGCCATTAACAGCCGATCCGGCTTCTATGCCGAATTGCGAAACATATACAAGACCTTACTGCCCATTTTTGGGTTGGGGATGATACTGGTCTATATTTTCCGGGATTATGTGGTGCTGTTGATCTATCCGGATTTTGAAGGTCTGGCTTCCCTGTTTAAATGGCAACTGATCGGGGACTTTATCCGGCTGGCCGGATTAGTCCTGATGTATCAATTCCTGGCCAAGAAACTGGTTAGAAATTACATAGCCTCTGAGATCTTCTCGCTGGCTATGTTCTATATCTTAGCGCGATACCTCACTACAGATTATGGTTTGGAGGGAGTTGTACTTGCTCACATGATCCGCTATGTCTTCTACCTGATCTTCGTATTTGTCCTGATCCAGCGGTATTTCAGAAAGAATCCGGGATTGGAAGAAAGTAATGAGTGA
- a CDS encoding GNAT family N-acetyltransferase, which yields MYQSDRKEDWDRFIRQAKNATFLFERDFMDYHRDRFRDHSIMVYRDEQVFAVLPANKQGDQLISHQGLTYGGFVLGTGAKLSDSLKAWALLLEFLHDKGIESLKIKNIPGFYTILPSDELAYFLFLCQAKLLERDLIMLIDQDQALGFQKNRREGINKAMRKGLEVKIDNDFEAFWTQILRPNLSRKHGAEPVHSLEEIKLLHHRFPQQIKQVNIYHEDKIVAGTTVFLTRTTIHPQYVSANEDKNQLGSLDMLYDFLMREFSEGRRYFDFNTSVDPDSGHLNPGLIFWKETCGARAYAMDNYLVETASYKRLSEQLV from the coding sequence ATGTATCAGTCAGATCGGAAAGAAGATTGGGACCGGTTTATCCGGCAGGCCAAGAATGCCACATTCTTATTTGAGCGTGACTTTATGGACTACCACCGGGACCGTTTTCGGGATCATTCCATCATGGTCTATAGGGATGAACAGGTCTTTGCTGTCTTACCGGCCAATAAACAGGGAGATCAGCTAATTTCTCATCAGGGATTGACCTACGGTGGTTTTGTCCTAGGGACAGGAGCTAAACTTAGCGATAGCTTAAAAGCCTGGGCTTTGTTGCTGGAGTTTCTGCACGATAAAGGAATTGAATCTTTAAAGATCAAAAATATTCCCGGCTTCTATACCATTTTGCCATCAGATGAGTTGGCATATTTCTTGTTTCTCTGCCAGGCCAAACTCTTGGAAAGGGATTTGATCATGCTGATCGATCAGGACCAGGCCTTGGGCTTCCAAAAGAACAGAAGGGAAGGGATAAACAAGGCCATGCGAAAAGGCCTGGAAGTGAAAATAGACAACGATTTTGAAGCATTTTGGACCCAAATTTTGCGGCCCAACCTAAGCCGGAAGCACGGGGCGGAACCTGTTCATTCACTGGAGGAGATCAAATTATTGCATCACCGATTCCCGCAGCAGATCAAGCAGGTGAATATCTATCATGAGGATAAGATAGTGGCCGGCACCACGGTCTTTTTGACCAGAACCACCATCCATCCGCAATATGTATCGGCCAATGAGGACAAGAATCAATTGGGCAGTCTCGATATGTTATACGACTTTTTGATGCGGGAATTTTCCGAAGGGCGCAGATATTTTGATTTTAATACCTCGGTCGATCCGGATTCAGGTCATTTGAATCCCGGATTGATCTTTTGGAAGGAAACCTGTGGAGCCCGTGCATATGCCATGGACAACTATTTGGTGGAAACTGCATCTTATAAACGCTTAAGCGAACAATTGGTTTGA
- a CDS encoding O-antigen translocase has translation MSDSQKEYRQILKATSLFGGVQVFNILIAIVRSKVIAWLIGPAGMGIASLLNSTLNLVNGATNLGLDRSAVKEIAFAENSDNEQKSERLIAILNRLVWITSLVGALLMTVFSGPLSQWAFGDTSYDWAFMWLSLALIFKQLTASRLAVLQGLRKLGNLAKANLIGNGVALVLTLPLYYYYGIVGIVPAIILTALISLIVVMIYSQGISRSKDKIGRKDLITEGKSMVNLGVMMSLSSMITLVVGYLIQIYISGTGGLDEVGLYNAGFVILNTYVGLIFSAMATDYFPRLSGVAEDPAKVSSSVLQQAVVANLLITPIVVLFIGVAPWMVRILYTAEFLPVVPLLVWGILGMVFKASSWSVGYIILAKGDSRLFIRTSIFFNSLMLTLNILGYRYGGLEGLGISFLIYYIIHFLGVTWITRWRYNFKLEGEFYPVFFGCLLLSGLGFATTLTSNLYLKYGGLIMIFLVASWFSWKQLNKRLDLGQFLLHIFKGRKKGDD, from the coding sequence ATGAGTGATAGTCAAAAGGAATATCGTCAGATCTTAAAGGCGACCTCCCTCTTCGGAGGAGTACAGGTGTTCAATATCCTGATCGCCATTGTCCGTTCCAAGGTAATTGCCTGGCTAATTGGTCCTGCCGGAATGGGTATTGCCAGCCTGCTCAACTCTACACTGAACCTGGTTAACGGGGCCACAAACCTGGGCTTGGACCGATCTGCCGTAAAAGAGATCGCCTTTGCCGAGAACTCTGATAATGAGCAGAAAAGTGAGCGCTTGATCGCCATTTTAAACCGTTTGGTTTGGATCACTTCTTTGGTTGGTGCTCTGTTGATGACCGTTTTTTCAGGGCCACTTAGTCAATGGGCCTTCGGGGATACTTCCTACGATTGGGCCTTTATGTGGTTATCATTGGCGTTGATCTTTAAGCAGCTGACCGCGAGCCGTCTGGCAGTGCTTCAAGGCCTCCGAAAGCTAGGAAACCTGGCCAAGGCCAATTTGATCGGTAACGGTGTTGCACTGGTGCTCACCTTACCCTTATACTACTATTACGGAATAGTTGGGATAGTACCTGCCATCATTCTCACGGCCTTGATCAGCTTGATTGTCGTAATGATCTACAGTCAGGGAATCTCGCGCTCCAAGGACAAAATTGGTCGTAAGGATCTGATCACAGAGGGAAAATCCATGGTCAACCTAGGGGTAATGATGTCTTTAAGTTCTATGATCACCCTGGTGGTGGGATACCTGATACAGATCTATATCAGTGGGACTGGGGGCTTGGACGAAGTGGGACTTTATAATGCGGGCTTTGTGATACTGAACACCTATGTCGGTTTGATATTTAGTGCCATGGCCACCGATTATTTCCCCCGTTTGTCCGGGGTAGCAGAGGATCCGGCTAAAGTGAGTAGTTCGGTCTTGCAACAGGCCGTCGTTGCCAATCTTTTGATTACCCCCATTGTTGTTCTCTTTATTGGGGTTGCTCCGTGGATGGTTCGAATTTTATACACCGCAGAATTTTTGCCGGTCGTTCCTCTCTTAGTTTGGGGTATACTGGGGATGGTTTTCAAAGCGAGTTCCTGGTCCGTGGGATATATTATCCTGGCCAAGGGCGATTCCCGCTTGTTTATCCGTACCAGTATCTTCTTCAATAGTTTGATGCTGACCTTGAATATTCTGGGATATCGCTATGGAGGCCTGGAAGGATTGGGGATTAGCTTTTTGATCTATTACATCATCCATTTCCTGGGAGTCACCTGGATCACCCGTTGGCGCTACAACTTTAAACTAGAGGGGGAGTTTTACCCTGTCTTCTTTGGTTGTTTGCTGCTCAGTGGTCTGGGATTTGCAACCACCTTGACTTCCAATTTGTATCTCAAGTACGGTGGTTTGATCATGATCTTTTTAGTGGCTAGTTGGTTCTCCTGGAAACAGCTAAACAAGCGTCTAGACCTCGGTCAGTTTCTATTGCATATTTTTAAGGGCAGAAAAAAAGGAGATGACTAA
- a CDS encoding glycosyltransferase family 2 protein, whose amino-acid sequence MPIEILISTMFKTDLSFLEAMFEHNQLSDFRVLIVNQTDEDKQLESDRENVRVINTSDRGLPQSRNMAIAHAQSDICLVADDDVVYEPELDAIIHQAFEHYSDAAVITFKMNNSDGTPYRSYPDVTAHNVASADTVNGVVISFRRKSLLDHKVGYNIHFGLGTTFGTANEYVFMRNCLEAGLPTYFYPQAILSHPEFSSGKDEGSDRVVFARAALQFKYNGFWSYLWVLKYVRFLKTHGYIKSSEISHKVRTGFRGIAKYRSLLRGGQEIR is encoded by the coding sequence GTGCCTATAGAAATCCTTATCTCGACCATGTTCAAAACAGATCTTTCCTTTCTGGAAGCCATGTTTGAGCACAATCAATTGTCCGATTTCAGGGTGCTGATCGTCAATCAGACCGACGAGGATAAGCAGTTAGAGTCAGATCGGGAAAACGTCCGGGTGATCAATACTTCGGATCGAGGCTTGCCGCAAAGCCGGAACATGGCTATAGCCCATGCACAGAGCGATATTTGTCTGGTGGCGGACGATGATGTTGTCTATGAACCCGAATTGGATGCAATTATTCATCAGGCCTTTGAACACTATTCGGATGCAGCTGTGATCACGTTTAAAATGAATAATTCTGACGGGACACCCTATAGGAGTTATCCGGATGTTACTGCTCATAATGTGGCCTCAGCAGATACGGTAAACGGAGTGGTGATCAGTTTTAGGCGGAAGTCCTTGTTGGACCATAAGGTGGGATATAACATTCATTTTGGACTTGGAACCACTTTTGGGACGGCCAACGAATATGTTTTTATGCGGAACTGCCTGGAGGCGGGCTTGCCCACCTATTTCTACCCGCAAGCTATCTTGTCTCATCCGGAGTTTAGTTCGGGCAAGGACGAAGGAAGTGATAGGGTGGTCTTCGCCAGGGCGGCCTTGCAATTCAAGTATAATGGATTTTGGTCCTATCTTTGGGTGCTGAAATACGTGCGCTTTCTCAAAACTCATGGGTATATTAAGAGTTCCGAGATCTCGCATAAAGTGAGAACAGGCTTTAGAGGGATAGCCAAATATCGATCTCTTCTCAGAGGGGGACAGGAAATTAGATAA
- a CDS encoding acyltransferase, translating into MTKQQKPSLRQRLRLYRKVNWIQTLRFNYKMFPAKVARKLPVVFYGRVKFGDLSGEVVLQGAPIMGKVGFGQQFEKFSGSRGIAEFSISGTLVFKGYCHMGKDCQFSVSPGAYCEMGDMSALGSNVKLICTERIVLGDWTGIGFESQLIDTNAHPMINTETGERYPMKGPIQLGSHNAVSNRVSFMPNCKTPDYCVIASNSLCNKDYTQLGEKILIGGVPAKLIKENYSRDWDQEREILKRNKIVRF; encoded by the coding sequence ATGACTAAACAGCAAAAGCCATCACTCAGGCAGCGATTAAGGCTCTATCGGAAGGTCAACTGGATTCAGACCCTCCGATTTAACTATAAGATGTTTCCGGCCAAAGTAGCCCGTAAGTTGCCCGTGGTATTCTACGGTCGGGTCAAATTTGGAGATCTGAGTGGAGAGGTGGTACTGCAAGGTGCTCCAATTATGGGAAAAGTTGGTTTTGGTCAGCAGTTCGAGAAGTTCTCCGGATCTCGAGGTATAGCAGAATTCTCAATAAGCGGGACCCTGGTATTTAAGGGCTACTGTCATATGGGAAAGGACTGCCAATTCAGTGTGTCTCCTGGTGCCTATTGTGAGATGGGGGATATGTCGGCCTTGGGCAGTAATGTGAAGTTGATTTGTACTGAGCGCATCGTATTGGGAGATTGGACAGGGATCGGTTTTGAGTCCCAACTTATCGATACCAATGCACATCCCATGATCAATACCGAAACCGGAGAGCGCTATCCTATGAAGGGACCCATCCAACTGGGCAGTCACAACGCCGTCTCCAACAGGGTATCCTTTATGCCCAATTGCAAGACACCCGACTATTGTGTCATCGCCTCTAATTCGCTATGTAATAAAGACTATACTCAACTGGGAGAAAAGATCCTGATCGGCGGTGTTCCCGCCAAATTGATCAAAGAGAACTATTCAAGGGATTGGGATCAGGAGCGAGAGATCTTGAAACGGAATAAGATCGTCCGTTTTTAA